Proteins from one Candidatus Margulisiibacteriota bacterium genomic window:
- a CDS encoding site-specific DNA-methyltransferase, translating into MAKAKKTNYDNWSREELIKEIVKIKSTTYGLVWHRDLPEEKIDILVNPDARTPSEMFPNEMAGKPFPVLKEVKGKAIESDRSKLVNLLIEGDNYHSLAVLNFTHREAIDLIYIDPPYNTGNNDFIYNDKYVDREDGFRHSKWLSFMEKRLKLARFLLKPTGVIFISIDNNEQAPLRMLCDEIFGENNYVGTLIWRKKEGGGQADAYFVTEHEYVLAYAKSGEFKWLDEEIPVEEAEFNKEDENGKFTAVKLAKWGNTARREDRPKMHFPIKSPDGKNNYPIAPDSGEGRWRVGKKRMDMLVEKDLIFWQKKGEKWLPYEKVYFSEGEVKIIKERSILYDIATTADGTNELTQIFGKKDIFGNPKPTELIKFFLQYGAKQNAIVLDFFAGSGTTAQAVLSINKDDDGDRQFILCTNNENNICTDICYPRVKKVISGYKNQKGEKVEGLGGNLKYYTTDFVEAEPTDKNKRKLVKESTDMLCILENAFELVQEALEFKIFKNTDKYIGVIYYEEAIDEYKKAIKKINGHFNTYVFSMGDDPHAKKFADVKGKVTLCAIPEVILKVYREIFK; encoded by the coding sequence GTGGCAAAGGCGAAGAAAACAAATTACGATAATTGGTCAAGAGAAGAATTGATCAAGGAGATTGTAAAAATCAAAAGCACGACCTACGGTCTTGTTTGGCATCGCGATTTGCCGGAAGAAAAGATCGATATCCTCGTTAATCCCGACGCGCGAACGCCAAGCGAGATGTTCCCCAATGAAATGGCAGGCAAGCCATTCCCTGTCCTGAAGGAAGTTAAAGGGAAGGCAATTGAATCGGACAGATCAAAGCTCGTAAATCTTTTGATCGAAGGCGACAACTACCATTCTCTTGCAGTTCTAAACTTTACTCACCGCGAAGCCATAGATTTAATATATATTGATCCGCCATATAACACTGGCAACAACGATTTTATATATAACGACAAATATGTTGATAGGGAGGATGGCTTCCGGCATAGCAAATGGCTTTCGTTTATGGAAAAACGCCTTAAGCTGGCAAGATTTCTTTTAAAACCTACTGGCGTAATATTTATAAGCATTGACAATAACGAACAGGCGCCATTAAGAATGCTTTGTGATGAAATATTTGGTGAGAATAACTATGTGGGCACGCTAATATGGAGAAAAAAGGAGGGAGGAGGCCAAGCAGACGCATATTTTGTGACTGAGCATGAGTATGTTCTTGCTTACGCCAAATCCGGGGAGTTTAAATGGCTTGACGAGGAAATACCTGTTGAAGAAGCGGAATTCAACAAAGAAGACGAAAATGGAAAGTTTACAGCAGTCAAATTAGCCAAGTGGGGGAATACTGCACGGCGAGAAGATCGACCAAAAATGCATTTCCCTATTAAATCCCCCGATGGGAAGAATAATTACCCAATCGCCCCTGATAGTGGTGAAGGACGGTGGCGAGTAGGAAAGAAACGAATGGACATGTTGGTCGAAAAGGACTTGATCTTCTGGCAAAAGAAAGGGGAGAAATGGTTGCCATATGAAAAAGTTTACTTTAGTGAGGGAGAAGTCAAAATAATCAAAGAACGAAGCATATTGTACGATATTGCAACTACAGCAGATGGAACCAATGAACTAACGCAAATATTTGGCAAAAAGGACATTTTTGGAAACCCAAAACCGACGGAACTAATAAAATTCTTTTTGCAATATGGCGCGAAGCAAAATGCAATAGTTTTGGATTTCTTTGCTGGTTCAGGGACCACAGCACAAGCGGTATTAAGTATAAACAAGGACGACGACGGCGATCGTCAATTTATTCTTTGCACAAACAACGAAAATAATATCTGTACAGATATTTGCTATCCTCGCGTGAAAAAAGTAATTAGTGGGTACAAAAACCAAAAAGGGGAGAAAGTAGAGGGATTGGGCGGGAATCTAAAATATTACACAACAGACTTTGTCGAGGCGGAGCCGACTGATAAGAATAAAAGAAAGCTCGTTAAAGAGTCAACGGACATGCTTTGTATCTTAGAAAATGCTTTTGAGCTCGTTCAGGAAGCCCTAGAGTTCAAAATATTTAAAAATACCGATAAATATATCGGAGTTATTTATTACGAGGAAGCGATAGACGAATACAAAAAGGCCATTAAGAAGATCAACGGGCATTTTAATACCTATGTCTTCTCGATGGGGGATGACCCGCACGCGAAGAAGTTCGCCGATGTCAAAGGCAAGGTAACACTTTGCGCGATTCCTGAAGTAATTTTAAAGGTATATCGGGAGATATTTAAATAA
- the rpoD gene encoding RNA polymerase sigma factor RpoD, with the protein MFGKRNDLELLRAAATKKGYLTPEEILSVYPHPEKNLDEIEQLLELGIELSERKEKRAEEAPPKADELHQELADIKGIGVDDTVRMYLREIGKFPLLTSEEEIVLAKRMKVGDMRAKHKLVNSNLRLVVSIAKKYTGRGMLFLDLVQEGNLGLIRAVEKFDYRKGYKFSTYATWWIRQAITRAIADQARTIRIPVHMIETINRLRKTSRILLQQLGHKPTEKEIAQRARMSVDKVREILRISQVPLSLEAPVGDEESSRLGDFVEDATIQAPDDIVLQGLLRDDLEDVMNTLSDRERTVLKLRFGLDDGHPRTLEEVGRVFAVTRERIRQIEAKALRKLKHPTRARKLREYLK; encoded by the coding sequence ATGTTCGGTAAAAGAAACGATCTGGAACTGTTGCGGGCGGCGGCGACCAAGAAAGGTTACCTGACGCCCGAAGAAATATTGTCGGTCTATCCCCATCCGGAAAAGAACCTGGATGAGATCGAGCAGCTGCTGGAGCTGGGGATCGAGCTCTCCGAACGGAAGGAGAAGCGCGCCGAAGAAGCGCCGCCCAAGGCCGACGAGCTGCACCAGGAGCTCGCCGACATCAAGGGGATCGGCGTCGACGACACCGTCCGGATGTACCTGCGCGAGATCGGCAAGTTCCCGCTGCTGACCTCGGAAGAGGAGATCGTCCTCGCCAAGCGGATGAAGGTCGGCGACATGCGCGCCAAGCACAAGCTGGTCAACTCCAACCTCCGGCTGGTCGTCAGTATCGCCAAGAAGTACACCGGCCGCGGCATGCTCTTCCTCGACCTCGTCCAGGAAGGGAACCTCGGCCTGATCCGCGCGGTGGAAAAGTTCGACTACCGCAAGGGGTATAAATTCTCGACCTACGCCACCTGGTGGATCCGCCAGGCGATCACCCGCGCCATCGCCGACCAGGCCCGCACCATTCGGATCCCGGTCCACATGATCGAGACGATCAACCGGCTGCGCAAGACCTCGCGCATCCTGCTGCAGCAGCTCGGCCACAAGCCGACGGAAAAAGAGATCGCCCAGCGGGCCCGCATGTCGGTGGACAAGGTCCGCGAGATCCTGCGCATTTCGCAGGTCCCGCTTTCGCTGGAGGCGCCGGTCGGCGACGAAGAGAGCTCGCGCCTCGGCGACTTCGTGGAAGACGCCACCATTCAGGCGCCGGACGACATCGTCCTGCAGGGTTTACTGCGCGACGACCTGGAAGACGTGATGAACACCCTCTCCGACCGCGAGCGGACGGTGCTCAAGCTCCGGTTCGGGCTGGACGACGGGCATCCGCGGACGCTGGAAGAGGTCGGCCGGGTCTTTGCGGTCACCCGCGAGCGGATCCGCCAGATCGAGGCCAAGGCGCTGCGCAAGCTGAAGCACCCGACCCGGGCGCGCAAACTGCGGGAATACCTGAAGTAG
- the dnaG gene encoding DNA primase yields the protein MIPKEQIDAIRQKTDIIAVVSPYVALKKSGRNYVGLCPFHSEKGPSFTVSQEKQLFHCFGCGEGGNVFDFLMKIESLGFAEAAAELGARAGINVEQSGLTPGARSDKEKIYEVMALAAKFFRQCFLADQGAPARAYLEGRGITAATAEAFGLGYAPNAWDQLFKHLIGRGAAPALIERAGLILPREGKDGYYDRFRHRLLFPVHDTRGRPIAFSGRALDDGEPKYLNSPETPVYHKGATIYGLNFAKDEMKRQKKAILVEGNLDLVTLHQAGFRYAAAPLGTALTPEQCKLLARFTDTVMLAYDADPAGETAAERSAQLLRSQELKVKVISFSGAKDPDEFIRRQGAAAFQKEIDRAIPYLEFRVRRAVARHNTGDIEGKSRALREICPLLAEEKDPFIQGEYAKLAAALLAVVPDAILGEIKRQGYYQPGRSKDLRRVTEKPPAKLLEAEKKLIALSTQSAAALAVVKKELAPDFFSWPDAKAIAEVLFNLGPRPDAELAHAVTDNLSTESARNFLTQVLVGEALDRPDEILNDCIGVIKAEHSHRRVSALKTQLHEAEQAHDAAKAAEILAALKTEIS from the coding sequence TTGATCCCGAAGGAACAGATTGACGCGATCCGCCAGAAGACCGACATCATTGCCGTCGTGTCGCCATACGTCGCGCTGAAAAAGAGCGGCCGCAACTACGTCGGCCTCTGCCCCTTCCACTCGGAAAAGGGCCCCTCGTTCACCGTTTCCCAGGAAAAACAGCTCTTCCACTGCTTCGGCTGCGGCGAAGGGGGGAACGTTTTCGATTTCCTGATGAAGATCGAGAGCCTCGGTTTCGCCGAAGCGGCGGCCGAGCTGGGCGCGCGGGCCGGCATCAACGTGGAACAGAGCGGCCTGACGCCGGGCGCCCGGAGCGACAAGGAAAAGATCTACGAGGTCATGGCGCTGGCCGCCAAGTTCTTCCGGCAATGTTTTTTGGCCGACCAGGGGGCGCCTGCCCGTGCCTATCTGGAAGGCCGCGGGATCACGGCCGCCACCGCCGAGGCGTTCGGCCTCGGTTACGCCCCCAACGCCTGGGACCAGCTTTTTAAGCACCTGATCGGCCGCGGCGCCGCGCCGGCGCTGATCGAACGGGCCGGGCTGATCCTGCCGCGCGAAGGGAAAGACGGCTACTATGACCGCTTCCGGCACCGGCTGCTCTTCCCCGTCCACGACACGCGGGGCCGGCCGATCGCTTTCAGCGGCCGGGCGCTGGACGACGGCGAACCGAAATACCTGAACTCGCCGGAAACCCCGGTCTACCACAAGGGGGCGACGATCTACGGCTTGAACTTCGCCAAGGACGAGATGAAGCGGCAGAAAAAAGCGATCCTGGTCGAGGGGAACCTCGACCTGGTAACGCTCCACCAGGCCGGTTTCCGTTACGCGGCCGCGCCGCTGGGGACGGCGCTGACCCCCGAGCAATGCAAGTTATTGGCCCGTTTTACCGATACGGTAATGTTGGCCTACGACGCCGATCCCGCCGGAGAAACCGCCGCCGAGCGTTCCGCCCAGTTGCTGCGCAGCCAGGAGTTGAAAGTCAAGGTCATCTCGTTCTCCGGGGCCAAGGATCCGGACGAATTTATCCGGCGCCAGGGCGCGGCCGCTTTCCAGAAAGAGATCGACCGGGCCATCCCCTACCTGGAGTTCCGGGTCCGGCGCGCCGTCGCCCGCCACAACACCGGCGACATCGAAGGCAAATCCCGCGCGCTGCGCGAGATCTGCCCGCTGCTGGCCGAGGAGAAGGACCCCTTTATCCAGGGGGAATACGCCAAGCTGGCCGCCGCCCTGCTGGCGGTCGTGCCGGACGCCATCCTGGGCGAGATCAAGCGGCAGGGTTATTACCAGCCCGGCCGGTCCAAGGACCTGCGCCGCGTGACGGAGAAGCCGCCGGCCAAGCTGCTGGAAGCCGAAAAAAAACTGATCGCCCTGTCGACGCAAAGCGCGGCGGCCCTGGCGGTCGTCAAAAAGGAATTGGCGCCGGATTTCTTCAGCTGGCCCGACGCCAAGGCGATCGCCGAGGTCCTGTTCAACCTGGGGCCGCGGCCGGACGCCGAACTGGCCCACGCCGTGACGGACAACCTGTCGACCGAGTCGGCGCGCAATTTCCTGACCCAGGTCCTGGTCGGCGAAGCGCTCGACCGGCCGGACGAGATCTTAAACGACTGCATCGGCGTGATCAAGGCGGAGCACAGCCACCGCCGGGTCAGCGCGCTCAAGACGCAATTGCACGAGGCGGAACAGGCCCACGACGCCGCCAAAGCGGCCGAGATCCTGGCCGCGTTAAAAACTGAAATTTCCTGA
- a CDS encoding deoxyguanosinetriphosphate triphosphohydrolase produces MLIRKEIEEREKATLSDQAALASNSRGRRRPEKECDLRTAFQRDRDRIIHCKSFRRLKHKTQVFISPVEDHYRTRLTHTLEVAQIARTIARALRLNEDLAEAIALGHDLGHTPFGHAGEYVLDDILSKYYGRRFFHNEQSIRVVEVIERDGQGLNLTAEVLDGIRNHTPDDPWPATLEGRIVRLADRIAYLGHDIEDALRAGVITAKQLPGKHMKVLGPNLLDRIVRSIVQTSRGKREIAMEKAVQTAMDGLYDFMYKNVYTNPIAKSEEAKVPELLHQLFRYYHYDPKFQKGLSEEAQLQHTVDFIAGMTDRYAITKFQELFVPDEWRKPV; encoded by the coding sequence ATGCTGATCAGGAAAGAGATCGAGGAACGCGAAAAAGCGACTTTGTCCGACCAGGCGGCCCTGGCTAGCAATAGCCGGGGCCGTCGGCGGCCGGAAAAGGAGTGCGACCTGCGCACCGCCTTCCAGCGCGACCGGGACCGGATCATCCACTGCAAGTCGTTCCGCCGGCTCAAGCACAAGACCCAGGTCTTTATCTCCCCGGTCGAAGACCACTACCGGACCAGGTTGACCCACACGCTGGAAGTGGCGCAGATCGCGCGGACGATCGCCCGCGCCCTGCGGCTCAACGAGGACCTGGCCGAAGCGATCGCCCTGGGGCACGACCTGGGCCACACGCCGTTCGGCCACGCCGGCGAGTACGTGCTCGACGACATCCTGAGCAAGTATTACGGCCGGCGCTTCTTCCACAACGAACAGAGCATCCGGGTGGTGGAAGTGATCGAGCGCGACGGCCAAGGCCTGAACCTGACCGCCGAAGTGCTCGACGGGATCCGCAACCACACGCCCGACGATCCGTGGCCGGCGACGCTGGAGGGGCGGATCGTCCGCCTGGCGGACCGGATCGCCTATCTCGGCCACGACATCGAGGACGCGCTCCGGGCCGGCGTGATCACCGCCAAACAGCTCCCCGGCAAGCACATGAAGGTGCTCGGGCCCAACCTGCTCGACCGGATCGTCCGGAGCATCGTGCAGACCAGCCGCGGCAAGCGCGAGATCGCCATGGAAAAAGCGGTCCAGACGGCCATGGACGGCCTTTACGATTTCATGTACAAGAACGTCTACACCAACCCGATCGCGAAAAGCGAAGAAGCAAAGGTGCCGGAGCTGCTGCACCAGCTTTTCCGCTATTACCATTACGACCCGAAGTTCCAAAAGGGGCTCTCGGAAGAGGCGCAGCTGCAGCACACCGTCGATTTTATCGCCGGCATGACCGACCGCTACGCCATCACCAAGTTCCAGGAGCTGTTCGTCCCCGACGAGTGGAGAAAGCCGGTTTGA
- the ppdK gene encoding pyruvate, phosphate dikinase has product MAKGKKYVYKFGGGKADGNESMKNLLGGKGANLAEMAGHPKLRLPVPPGFTCTTEVCTHYYDHKRSYPKELKAQVAAALANVESIMGKKFGDPADPLLVSVRSGARRSMPGMMDTVLNVGLNDVTVKGLIKMTGNERFAYDAYRRLIMMYADVVMEKAEGIEPKGGKGIRKQLDEKLEAVKKAKGYKLDTELTPGELKKLVAEFKATVLAVLGKPFPDDPQEQLWGGIGAVFMSWNGKRAVEYRRIEKIPDEWGTAVNVQAMVFGNMGDDSATGVAFTRNPGNGDENFYGEYLVNAQGEDVVAGIRTPAPINENSKNDHSRNLPTLEKIMPKIYKELYDIQLRLEKHYRDMQDIEFTIEKGKLYMLQCRIGKRNGVAAVRIATDMYAEKLISAPEALLRVQPNQLVELLLPMLDPKVEGATKAIAKGLPAGPGGAKGRAVFTSEDAVAWAARGEKVILVREETSPEDVDGMHKAQAILTSKGGMTSHAALVARGWGKCCVVGCEGLEVGGKSATTKSGETINEGDWITLNGTKGLVYKGDLPLVDVDLENNRSYGILMKLCDKYRTMNIRTNADTPKDTAKAIEFGAEGIGLFRTEHMFYGEGSDKPLFLLRKMIMSKTKAERVNALAELSVFVKKDIKATMEELNGLPITIRLLDPPLHEFVPHSEDRQAALAKELGVNIAEIKKRGESLKENNPMLGHRGVRLGVTYPEVSEMQIRAILEAAGELVKAGKKAYPEIMIPVTCTVNELNNQKALVDKVYAEVCAKLGVKKIPFMYGTMIEIPRAALTAGKMAETAEFFSFGTNDLTQMGFGFSRDDIGSFLPDYLTGKILPADPFQTIDQEGIGELIKLGITRGRKTRKHLKVGICGEHGGDPDSVKFCHAVGMNYVSCSPFRVPIARLAAAQAALK; this is encoded by the coding sequence ATGGCTAAGGGTAAGAAGTACGTTTATAAGTTCGGCGGCGGCAAGGCGGACGGCAACGAGTCGATGAAGAACCTGCTCGGCGGTAAAGGGGCGAACCTGGCCGAGATGGCCGGTCATCCCAAGCTCCGGCTCCCGGTCCCGCCCGGTTTCACCTGTACCACGGAAGTTTGCACTCATTACTACGATCACAAGCGCTCCTATCCCAAGGAGCTGAAAGCCCAGGTCGCGGCCGCGCTGGCCAACGTGGAAAGCATCATGGGGAAAAAGTTCGGCGATCCGGCCGATCCCCTGCTCGTCTCCGTCCGCTCCGGCGCCCGCCGCTCGATGCCCGGCATGATGGACACGGTGCTCAACGTCGGCCTGAACGACGTCACCGTCAAAGGTTTGATCAAGATGACCGGCAACGAGCGGTTCGCCTATGACGCCTACCGCCGCCTGATCATGATGTACGCCGACGTCGTCATGGAAAAAGCGGAAGGGATCGAGCCGAAAGGCGGCAAAGGGATCCGCAAGCAGCTGGACGAAAAGCTGGAAGCGGTGAAAAAAGCCAAGGGCTACAAGCTCGACACCGAACTGACCCCGGGCGAGCTAAAGAAGCTGGTCGCCGAGTTCAAAGCGACGGTCCTGGCCGTGCTCGGCAAACCGTTCCCCGACGACCCGCAGGAACAGCTCTGGGGCGGCATCGGCGCCGTTTTCATGAGCTGGAACGGCAAGCGCGCCGTCGAATACCGCCGGATCGAGAAGATCCCCGATGAGTGGGGCACCGCCGTCAACGTCCAGGCGATGGTCTTCGGCAACATGGGCGACGACTCCGCCACCGGCGTCGCGTTCACCCGGAACCCGGGGAACGGCGACGAGAATTTTTACGGCGAGTACCTGGTCAACGCCCAGGGCGAGGACGTGGTCGCGGGCATCCGCACCCCCGCCCCGATCAACGAGAACTCCAAGAACGACCACAGCCGCAACCTGCCGACGCTGGAAAAGATCATGCCCAAGATCTACAAAGAGCTGTACGACATCCAGCTCCGGCTCGAGAAACATTACCGCGACATGCAGGACATCGAGTTCACCATCGAGAAAGGCAAACTGTACATGCTGCAGTGCCGGATCGGCAAACGGAACGGCGTCGCCGCCGTCCGCATCGCCACCGACATGTACGCGGAAAAACTGATCAGCGCGCCGGAAGCGCTGCTGCGGGTCCAGCCGAACCAGCTGGTCGAACTCCTCCTGCCGATGCTCGATCCCAAGGTGGAAGGCGCGACCAAGGCGATCGCCAAGGGCCTGCCGGCCGGACCGGGCGGCGCCAAAGGGCGCGCGGTTTTCACCTCCGAAGACGCGGTCGCCTGGGCGGCCCGCGGCGAAAAAGTGATCCTGGTCCGCGAAGAGACCTCGCCGGAAGACGTTGACGGCATGCACAAAGCGCAGGCCATCCTGACCTCCAAAGGCGGGATGACCTCCCACGCGGCGCTCGTCGCCCGCGGCTGGGGCAAATGCTGCGTCGTCGGCTGCGAAGGCCTGGAAGTCGGCGGCAAATCCGCCACGACCAAGAGCGGCGAAACGATCAACGAGGGCGACTGGATCACCCTGAACGGGACCAAGGGGCTGGTCTACAAAGGCGACCTGCCGCTCGTCGACGTCGACCTGGAGAACAACCGTTCTTACGGCATCCTGATGAAGCTCTGCGATAAGTACCGGACGATGAATATCCGGACCAACGCCGACACCCCGAAGGATACGGCCAAAGCGATCGAATTCGGGGCCGAGGGGATCGGCCTCTTCCGGACCGAGCACATGTTCTACGGCGAAGGGAGCGACAAACCGCTCTTCCTCCTCCGCAAGATGATCATGAGCAAGACCAAAGCGGAGCGGGTCAACGCGCTGGCCGAACTGTCCGTCTTCGTCAAGAAAGATATCAAGGCGACGATGGAAGAGCTGAACGGCCTGCCGATCACCATCCGCCTGCTCGATCCGCCGCTGCACGAGTTCGTGCCGCACAGCGAAGACCGCCAGGCGGCGCTGGCCAAAGAACTGGGCGTTAATATTGCCGAGATCAAAAAACGGGGCGAGAGCCTGAAAGAGAACAACCCGATGCTCGGCCACCGCGGCGTCCGCCTCGGCGTCACCTACCCCGAGGTTTCCGAGATGCAGATCCGGGCTATTCTGGAAGCGGCCGGCGAACTGGTCAAGGCCGGCAAGAAAGCTTACCCGGAGATCATGATCCCGGTCACCTGCACCGTCAACGAGCTGAACAACCAGAAGGCGCTGGTCGACAAGGTCTACGCCGAGGTCTGCGCCAAGCTCGGCGTCAAAAAGATCCCGTTCATGTACGGCACGATGATCGAGATCCCGCGCGCCGCCCTGACCGCGGGGAAAATGGCCGAGACGGCGGAATTCTTCTCGTTCGGCACGAACGACCTGACCCAGATGGGCTTCGGCTTCAGCCGCGACGATATCGGCAGCTTCCTGCCCGACTACCTGACCGGCAAGATCCTGCCGGCAGACCCCTTCCAGACGATCGACCAGGAAGGGATCGGCGAACTGATCAAGCTGGGCATCACCCGCGGGCGCAAGACCCGTAAACATCTCAAGGTCGGGATCTGCGGCGAACACGGCGGCGATCCCGATTCGGTCAAGTTCTGCCACGCCGTCGGCATGAACTACGTCTCCTGCTCGCCGTTCCGCGTGCCGATCGCCCGCCTCGCGGCGGCGCAAGCGGCGCTTAAATAG
- the rsfS gene encoding ribosome silencing factor, with amino-acid sequence MLWSTRSITGSRTRKRCASWRTLRSTAATWPRPPGSRKIKRPAANRLLDLIVEAAEDKKAVDLRVLDVSGSSALVDQLVICSGEADTHLRGIESGIDEALRQNKIKGYKWEGVTSSGWLILDLGSIVVHVMSQEARDYYRLEELWGKDAIVYHY; translated from the coding sequence ATTTTATGGTCGACAAGATCTATTACTGGAAGCCGGACGAGGAAGCGGTGCGCAAGCTGGCGAACACTGCGCTCTACAGCGGCAACCTGGCCGCGGCCGCCGGGGAGCCGAAAAATTAAACGGCCGGCCGCTAACCGGCTGCTCGATCTGATCGTCGAAGCGGCCGAAGACAAAAAAGCGGTGGACTTGCGGGTGCTGGACGTCAGCGGGAGCAGCGCGCTCGTCGACCAGCTGGTCATCTGCAGCGGGGAAGCGGACACGCACCTGCGCGGCATCGAGAGCGGGATCGACGAAGCGCTGCGGCAGAACAAGATAAAAGGTTATAAATGGGAGGGGGTGACTAGTTCCGGTTGGCTGATCCTGGACCTCGGGTCGATCGTCGTGCACGTCATGAGCCAGGAGGCGCGCGATTATTATCGGCTGGAGGAGTTGTGGGGGAAGGACGCGATAGTGTATCATTACTAG
- a CDS encoding LCP family protein produces the protein MKKTLIIIAVILAFGAALIGFTISVGARIALLDIFFSLTPATPIIAESNILVLGVDDIYGHRSDTIMVVHIDPAQRSAAVISVPRDTIVAIPGRGLDKVNHAFAYGGADLARRTLEDFFRVSIPYHIIVDLSGIEKLIDDIGGVMVNVEKRMYYVDYAGDLHIDLQPGRQKLNGKQAMGYLRFRHSDNDFARIGRQQNFLRSVADQAMKKENLIRSPQLFLSLLQCVQTNLNSREILGLSLALRGANESGQVRMSMVPGTDFMVDKIYYWKPDEEAVRKLANTALYSGNLAAAAGEPKN, from the coding sequence ATGAAAAAGACCTTAATCATTATCGCGGTGATCTTAGCGTTCGGGGCCGCCCTGATCGGCTTCACGATCAGCGTCGGCGCCCGGATCGCCCTGCTGGACATTTTTTTCAGCCTGACCCCGGCCACGCCGATCATCGCCGAATCCAACATCCTGGTCCTGGGCGTCGATGACATCTACGGCCACCGCTCCGACACGATCATGGTCGTGCACATCGACCCGGCCCAGCGGAGCGCCGCGGTCATTTCCGTGCCGCGCGACACGATCGTCGCCATCCCCGGCCGCGGGCTGGACAAGGTCAATCACGCGTTCGCTTACGGCGGCGCCGATCTCGCGCGCCGGACGCTGGAAGACTTCTTCCGGGTCAGCATCCCCTACCACATCATCGTCGACCTGTCCGGGATCGAAAAACTGATCGACGATATCGGCGGCGTCATGGTCAACGTCGAAAAACGGATGTACTACGTGGACTACGCCGGCGACCTGCACATCGACCTGCAGCCGGGCCGCCAGAAGCTGAACGGCAAACAGGCAATGGGCTACCTCCGTTTCCGCCACTCCGACAACGATTTCGCCCGGATCGGGCGCCAGCAGAACTTTCTGCGGTCGGTGGCCGACCAGGCGATGAAAAAGGAGAACCTGATCCGGTCGCCGCAGCTGTTCCTCTCCCTGCTCCAGTGCGTCCAGACCAACCTGAACTCCCGGGAGATACTCGGTCTCTCCCTGGCGCTCCGGGGGGCCAACGAGAGCGGGCAGGTCCGCATGAGCATGGTCCCGGGCACGGATTTTATGGTCGACAAGATCTATTACTGGAAGCCGGACGAGGAAGCGGTGCGCAAGCTGGCGAACACTGCGCTCTACAGCGGCAACCTGGCCGCGGCCGCCGGGGAGCCGAAAAATTAA
- the yqeK gene encoding bis(5'-nucleosyl)-tetraphosphatase (symmetrical) YqeK — translation MASLSQGWGLGRFFVPRRDKIIKRLQETLDPERFEHSLRVEKIALQLAARYRVNKQQASLAALLHDCARRYDRRGLLREAKRLGLKIRPLDRAEPKLLHGELGVRLARREFRVGSRPVLEAIRCHTTGKPGMAKLAKIIYLADHVEEGRDHAAAGRIRKLAFRQLDRAIAESAGAQLEYLLRRGQPIDPATLETRNSYLKKRR, via the coding sequence ATGGCTTCACTGAGCCAAGGCTGGGGTCTTGGCCGTTTTTTTGTGCCAAGACGAGATAAAATAATCAAGCGGCTCCAGGAGACTCTCGATCCCGAACGGTTCGAGCATTCCCTGAGAGTGGAAAAGATCGCGCTCCAACTGGCAGCCCGGTACCGCGTCAACAAGCAGCAAGCCTCACTGGCCGCTCTGCTCCATGACTGTGCCCGCCGCTACGACCGACGCGGTCTGTTACGCGAAGCCAAACGGCTCGGTTTAAAGATCAGGCCGCTCGACCGGGCCGAACCAAAGCTGCTGCACGGCGAACTCGGCGTTCGGCTGGCCAGGCGGGAGTTCCGGGTCGGATCGCGCCCGGTCCTGGAAGCGATCAGGTGCCATACGACCGGCAAACCGGGGATGGCCAAGCTGGCCAAGATCATTTACCTGGCCGACCATGTGGAAGAGGGCCGGGACCACGCGGCAGCCGGCCGCATCAGAAAGTTGGCGTTCCGGCAGCTGGACCGGGCGATCGCCGAGTCGGCGGGCGCCCAGCTGGAATACCTGCTGCGGCGGGGCCAGCCGATCGATCCGGCGACCCTGGAGACCAGGAACAGTTACCTGAAAAAGAGAAGATGA